The following are from one region of the Halodesulfovibrio sp. MK-HDV genome:
- a CDS encoding multiheme c-type cytochrome, which yields MTALAANAGVVGEKKLVIKRGYTKEAASCIECHSVKTPGIIAGWKNGRMGSAAISCYDCHAVEKDSPMASQCEGLRGTDIYISPMVSAKTCARCHPHEAEEFSKSAHAKLAGKPIIESEKFKKLISTEGADFLGEKKGSMVNRASGAGGCQACHGTEVELGPDNKPVNMTWPGGVGTRYPDGGIGNCTVCHTRHQFSVAEARKPEACASCHLGPDHPHIEIYEESKHGQIFNAHGDEWNWEAASGAWQPGDYTAPTCAVCHMSGIGTLESTHNVTSRLKWDLVHKRSEIRTGERGDGIEGDKKMRQVCVSCHGATHIEAQRQLLDNTVALYNKYWDGAVKMKKELAEKGLLKEDKWKDPYQELMYYLWHHCGRRARHGAAMNGPDYSHWHGFFQVFQVYKDMEDLYNWRIKNNKIEDLSPVMSTGPI from the coding sequence ATGACTGCACTTGCTGCCAATGCTGGCGTAGTTGGCGAAAAGAAACTTGTAATAAAACGTGGCTACACTAAAGAAGCTGCGTCTTGTATCGAGTGTCACTCTGTTAAAACACCGGGCATTATTGCAGGCTGGAAAAACGGTCGTATGGGTAGCGCTGCTATCTCCTGTTACGACTGTCACGCAGTAGAAAAAGATTCCCCTATGGCCAGCCAGTGTGAAGGCCTTAGAGGCACAGACATTTACATTTCCCCAATGGTTTCCGCAAAAACTTGTGCGCGTTGTCACCCGCACGAAGCAGAAGAGTTTTCTAAATCTGCTCACGCTAAACTTGCCGGTAAACCAATTATCGAATCCGAAAAGTTCAAAAAGCTTATTTCCACAGAAGGCGCAGACTTCCTTGGTGAGAAAAAAGGCTCCATGGTAAACCGTGCTTCAGGCGCTGGCGGTTGTCAGGCTTGTCATGGTACCGAAGTTGAACTTGGTCCGGACAACAAGCCTGTAAACATGACATGGCCTGGCGGCGTTGGAACACGCTACCCTGACGGCGGCATTGGCAACTGTACTGTATGTCACACCCGTCATCAGTTCTCTGTTGCAGAAGCTCGTAAGCCGGAAGCATGTGCTTCCTGTCACCTTGGTCCTGACCATCCACATATTGAAATCTACGAAGAATCCAAGCACGGCCAGATCTTCAACGCCCACGGCGATGAATGGAACTGGGAAGCTGCTTCCGGCGCATGGCAGCCGGGCGACTACACTGCTCCTACCTGTGCAGTATGTCACATGAGCGGTATCGGCACACTTGAGTCTACCCACAACGTAACATCACGTCTCAAATGGGACCTCGTTCATAAACGCTCTGAAATCCGTACCGGCGAACGCGGTGACGGCATTGAAGGCGATAAAAAAATGCGTCAGGTATGTGTAAGCTGTCACGGCGCAACGCATATCGAAGCACAACGACAGCTTCTTGATAACACCGTTGCTCTCTACAATAAGTACTGGGACGGCGCTGTTAAAATGAAGAAAGAGCTTGCCGAGAAAGGTCTGCTCAAAGAAGACAAGTGGAAAGACCCGTATCAGGAACTTATGTACTACCTGTGGCACCATTGTGGTCGTCGCGCTCGTCATGGTGCAGCCATGAACGGCCCTGACTACTCACACTGGCATGGTTTCTTCCAGGTATTCCAAGTCTACAAAGATATGGAAGATCTCTACAACTGGCGTATTAAAAACAATAAAATTGAAGACCTCAGCCCAGTAATGAGCACCGGTCCAATTTAG
- a CDS encoding NapC/NirT family cytochrome c — translation MPVKADVRKKSRRNIWLSGAIMGALLTVVSVLASGYMVEATNTDTFCVSCHVMKPFQTSWKESKHGGMNSKGFQAQCVDCHLPHGSFVEYLTAKAITGTSDVVNNMLIDPYTYDWEGAADRNRTKFTYDNACRKCHVNLLPKEISKGGLIAHRDYLRGDSGKKCASCHEHVGHKNMRIHTREYFATKK, via the coding sequence ATGCCTGTAAAGGCAGATGTAAGAAAAAAATCAAGGCGCAACATCTGGCTCAGCGGAGCTATAATGGGTGCTTTGCTGACAGTCGTCAGCGTGCTTGCATCTGGCTACATGGTTGAAGCAACCAATACAGATACATTCTGTGTGAGCTGCCACGTTATGAAACCATTCCAGACTTCGTGGAAGGAATCAAAGCACGGCGGGATGAACTCCAAAGGGTTTCAGGCGCAATGCGTAGACTGTCACCTGCCGCATGGCTCCTTTGTGGAATATCTCACAGCAAAAGCAATCACCGGAACATCTGACGTAGTCAACAACATGCTTATTGATCCGTACACATATGATTGGGAAGGCGCTGCCGATCGTAACCGTACCAAATTTACCTATGATAATGCGTGCCGCAAATGTCACGTTAACTTGTTGCCTAAGGAAATTTCAAAAGGCGGTCTTATCGCTCATAGAGATTACTTACGCGGCGACAGCGGCAAAAAGTGTGCAAGCTGCCACGAGCATGTAGGCCATAAAAACATGCGAATTCACACTAGAGAGTACTTTGCTACTAAAAAGTAA
- a CDS encoding ATP-binding protein → MKTKILFFPGVILLLWTGLIIALFSWFVMGEQQHIEQIALRQAKAFFSQVVTTREWNSTHGGVYVEVTDSVKPNPYLEGKDRDIVTVNGKMFTKINPAYMTRQLSEIMSTSSGVSFHITSLKPKRAANFADEWEKSALLAFKNGESERFEYIAKGTDKATYRYMAPLYATSSCIQCHYGADAAVQGDIRGGISVSIAANPLLLLADANLDRMGLVFLVVGITGFVGFGYSAVQIIRKRDEAETASRIKSMFLANMSHDMRTPLTGIIGMSELLRMKPEAHEQEEYASLLQLSASNLLEIVNDITDFSRIESGRMFLKERPFVLNGLVQQSLDMVRFACSRKDIVLESVIMDDVPDQLIGDEFRLRQMLGNLLGNSVKFTQHGSVTLAIRNQGIKDGVCTLRFSVRDTGIGIRQSHLSTIFDSFSQGEAALEDGRMGTGLGLSITRQLTAMMDGRIWVKSKLGVGSTFTFEIPFAIPDEDERLLDDGKTCLSLFGNSSLPAGYTVLAVDDNSLNRVYIQKILESHGHTVLLAEDGGKALSLLQQRCVDIIFMDVQMPIMNGIEATQQIRKRNDLAVAADVPIVAVTAFTVDGDRERFLRAGMSHYVSKPLQAQGLLDVLEEVLGETVVDSTEDTSTSHAVQSIAESSTEEHDGSGVTAELPTDSKDEVDTLVVLDMEKAMEAMAGNTKLFTILCSSFLQESEEKEASLEQAVNRQDWQGAMVAAHAIKNSAGLLCAIALQNAAGTIEADCRAIVEVHGSSGDFLDGKMLPDDMPSSENAQSTNHGISSAVSDLTTVMTQTRVAIADAIKEVERG, encoded by the coding sequence GTGAAGACAAAGATTTTATTCTTTCCAGGCGTGATATTACTGCTCTGGACAGGGCTGATTATTGCCTTGTTCAGCTGGTTTGTAATGGGTGAGCAGCAGCATATTGAACAGATTGCTTTGCGGCAGGCTAAAGCCTTTTTCAGTCAGGTTGTGACGACACGGGAGTGGAACTCTACACACGGAGGCGTGTATGTAGAGGTGACTGACTCTGTTAAGCCAAATCCGTACTTAGAAGGGAAAGATCGGGATATTGTTACTGTGAACGGGAAAATGTTCACAAAGATTAATCCTGCCTACATGACCCGCCAATTGTCTGAAATTATGTCTACAAGTTCAGGCGTATCCTTCCATATTACCAGCCTTAAACCCAAGCGTGCTGCAAATTTTGCGGATGAATGGGAGAAGAGTGCACTTCTTGCTTTTAAAAACGGCGAGTCGGAGCGCTTTGAATACATTGCGAAAGGAACTGACAAGGCTACGTACCGATATATGGCTCCGCTGTACGCTACTTCTTCCTGCATACAGTGCCATTATGGTGCAGATGCAGCTGTACAGGGTGACATTCGCGGGGGAATCAGTGTTTCCATTGCGGCAAATCCGTTACTGCTCTTGGCAGATGCGAACTTAGACCGCATGGGCTTGGTTTTTCTCGTGGTTGGAATTACGGGCTTTGTCGGTTTTGGCTACAGCGCTGTGCAGATTATCCGCAAGCGTGATGAAGCTGAAACAGCAAGTCGAATCAAATCTATGTTTCTTGCCAACATGAGCCACGATATGCGTACGCCGCTTACCGGTATTATCGGTATGTCGGAATTGCTGCGTATGAAGCCGGAAGCGCATGAGCAGGAAGAATACGCATCGCTGCTACAGCTTTCAGCAAGTAATCTTTTAGAAATTGTAAACGATATTACTGACTTTTCCCGTATTGAATCCGGTAGAATGTTCTTGAAAGAACGTCCTTTTGTTCTGAATGGTCTTGTGCAACAGAGCTTGGACATGGTGCGTTTTGCCTGTTCCCGCAAAGACATTGTTTTGGAAAGTGTGATCATGGACGACGTGCCGGATCAGCTGATCGGAGATGAATTCCGTTTGCGACAAATGCTTGGCAATTTACTTGGGAACAGTGTGAAGTTCACGCAGCATGGCTCCGTAACACTGGCTATCCGCAATCAGGGAATCAAAGACGGCGTATGCACGTTACGCTTTTCTGTTCGAGACACAGGCATAGGCATCAGGCAGTCTCACCTCTCCACTATTTTCGATAGCTTCTCCCAAGGCGAAGCCGCGTTGGAAGACGGGCGTATGGGCACAGGACTTGGGCTGTCTATAACACGTCAGTTGACCGCCATGATGGATGGACGCATCTGGGTAAAAAGTAAGCTCGGTGTAGGATCAACCTTCACGTTTGAAATCCCCTTTGCAATACCGGACGAAGATGAACGTTTGCTAGACGACGGCAAAACCTGTCTTAGCTTATTCGGCAACTCATCACTCCCTGCTGGGTATACTGTTCTTGCTGTAGACGATAATTCGCTGAACAGGGTCTATATCCAGAAAATTTTGGAATCGCACGGGCACACAGTCTTGCTTGCTGAGGATGGTGGAAAAGCACTTTCTCTTCTGCAACAACGGTGTGTCGATATAATATTTATGGACGTACAGATGCCGATAATGAACGGCATTGAGGCAACACAGCAGATACGAAAACGTAACGACCTAGCCGTTGCGGCGGATGTTCCCATTGTGGCGGTAACAGCTTTTACTGTTGATGGTGACAGGGAGCGTTTTCTGCGTGCTGGTATGAGTCATTACGTGAGCAAACCGCTACAAGCGCAAGGGCTGCTTGATGTGCTTGAAGAGGTATTGGGCGAGACTGTCGTTGACTCTACGGAAGATACTTCGACTTCTCATGCCGTGCAGAGCATTGCAGAGTCTTCGACTGAAGAACACGATGGTTCCGGTGTCACTGCAGAGCTTCCTACTGATTCTAAAGACGAGGTGGATACATTGGTTGTTCTGGACATGGAAAAAGCAATGGAAGCAATGGCGGGAAATACAAAGTTATTCACCATATTATGTTCAAGTTTTTTACAGGAATCAGAAGAAAAAGAAGCGAGTCTCGAACAGGCAGTGAACAGGCAGGATTGGCAGGGTGCCATGGTTGCCGCTCACGCCATTAAGAATTCAGCAGGGCTATTATGCGCCATCGCGTTACAGAATGCCGCGGGGACAATAGAAGCTGACTGTCGTGCCATTGTTGAAGTGCACGGCAGCTCTGGTGATTTCTTGGATGGCAAAATGCTGCCAGATGATATGCCATCTTCTGAAAATGCACAGAGTACCAACCATGGTATTAGCAGTGCCGTTTCAGACCTCACAACAGTTATGACGCAAACTCGTGTTGCAATCGCAGATGCTATAAAGGAAGTGGAACGTGGCTAA